From the genome of Legionella beliardensis:
TTATGACCGAAGCATGTATTTGGGCATCATACGCGGTTACCTGCCTTTGCACATAACCAACAATTTTTTGCCAAAAAAGGTCACGGTTCTTCCAATTCAGCAAGACATTAAAATTAGCGATATAGGCTTTATGTACTGCGATTAAGTGCTTTAAATTAAAGTGCTTGCCCTGAGTAATTTTTTCTTGACAAGTTATTGCTCTTCTAAATGCTTCTAGCGCTGATTGCCCATGATCAGTATCATTGACAATAGCTATTGCAAGTTTATGATAGTAATCTTTTAGCGCTGCTGCAGAGACATCATCTTTATCATTTTCAATCCCATCAGGAAATTGCTCCTGAAATTGCCTTAAGGCTTCGCCTTCTTCTAAACTTTCAAAGTAGGGAAGTATCATCTCCCACATGGGTTTATCACCTGCACCGAGCGCTGCTTGAAAGGCTGTTCCTATAATAGTCCGCCCACTATAATCCAGCGTTTCTTGGCGAATTAATAGTAACTCTGGGTTTTTCTCTAACATCCTTTGCGCTTCATCTTGCTCGCCTAATACTACATGGGCCAATAGTTTTTGAGCTTCTCGCTGCAAAAGCTCGGGAGCTACGGTAGAGTAGAGTGTTTTTGAAGTTAAAGAAAGACTTAACAAATCTTCTTTCTTAAAAAAGGTTGGATTAAATCCCTCTGAGTAAATTTGTAAAATAGAAAATACTTCTTCTAACCTTGATAGGTCTTTTATAGTTGAATCATTTTCACTAAGAGGTATGTTTTTTGAATACATGATGTCATTTTGTTAATTAAAATAACATATTGTACTTTTGCATTATATATAGATGCAAATAAAAACTTATTCTCCTCGTGTTATAATACAATTAATTCGAGCATGTCTAAAAAGTATATTGACTAAAAAATATAGAATTGTTTAAAAGTATTGCTAAAATAATAGAATAATTTTTTCTGTATGTTGCTTAATGAAATAAATGATTTTTATAAAAAAACCCCGGCAATTTGCCGGGATGAGTAGCGGAGAAAGGGGTTAGTCGCGGCCTGAAAAAGCGCTTAATAGTTGTAATAAACTGATAAAGAGATTGTAAATTGAAACAAACAGTGACACGGTTGCTGAAATGTAATTTGTCTCGCCACCATGAATAATTTCACTTGTTTGGAACAAAATTAATCCTGAGGAAATCAGTACGAAAGCTGCTGAAATAGCTAACTGTAGAGCTGGTATTTGGAAAAACATGCCAGCAATCATAGCTAGAAGAGCTACCATAACGCCTATAAATAAGAACCCGCCTAAAAAGCTAAAGTCCTTACGGGTAACAAGGGCATAGCCTGATAGAGCAAAGAAAATCATGCCGGTGCCACCTAAGGCTGTTGCTACTAATTGTGCGCCATTAGAATAGTTTGCCATAATTAAGTTAAGGATGGGGCCCAAGGTATAACCTAGGAAGCCTGTAAAAGCAAATACGCTAATTAAACCTAGCGCACTGTTTCTTAAAGCATGGGTTAAAAACATAAGTCCATAAACCCCAACGATCATTAAAAGGGGATTCATTGGTCTAACTTGCCATGCAAAAGCCATGTAGGCAGTCAGCGCACTAAATAAAAACGTCATACTAAGTAGTAGATACGTATTACGTAATACCTTATTGGTTGCTAGTACCGATTCATTGCGCTGGCTTAAAATCGTTACATCATTCTGTTTCATATATCGCTCCAAAATAATTTATACTGTTATTGTAGCATATGTATGGTTAATTATTAGGTTTTTCAAGTCTATACATACTTAAAACACCAAGCAAGAGGTAAACTGCTTAACCTTTGGAAATTCATTCCATAAGAATGAAAGAATTCAACCAACCTGAGCTAAATTATGACTAAAGTGGCTGTTGTACAAATGACTTCCTCAAGCTCGATTGCAGCTAATTTAAGTATAGTAGAAAAATTGCTGTATCAGGGGGCCAAAGAGCATGTTAATCTGGTTATTTTACCAGAAAATTTTGCTTTTATGGGCAAAAATGAAACAGAAAAATTTAACATAGCGGAGCCGTTTGGCGAGGGGAGGATTCAACAGGCAATAAGTCAATTTGCTAAAGAGTATAATGTATGGATTGTTGCGGGCACTATACCAATTAAAACAACTACCAAGCGCACGCGCTCATCATGCTTAGTTTTTGATAATAAAGGTTTATGTGTTGCAAGATATGATAAAATTCATTTATTTGATGTAGATGTTTCAGAAAAGGAAACTTATCTTGAATCAGCAACGGTTGAGCCAGGAGAAGCATCTGTCGTCGTTGATACGCCTATTGGCCGATTAGGATTAAGCGTTTGTTATGATGTGCGTTTTCCGGAATTATACCGCCAGTTAGAAAAAAAGGGAGCACAATTATTTGCTATTCCTTCTGCGTTTACCGCCATAACAGGTCTTGCGCATTGGGATGTATTGCTGCGTGCTCGTGCTATAGAAAATTTATGTTATGTTTTAGCCCCAAACCAAGGAGGGAAACACGAGAATGGCCGCCATACTTATGGTCATAGCATGATTATTGATCCCTGGGGGAAGGTATTAGCGCAACAAACAGTTGATCCTGGTATAATAGTAGCAGCGATTGATTTAGAACAGTTAAAAAAGCTAAGGCAAAGATTCCCTTGTAATCAGCATCACGTATTATAATAATTTAGATTAAAGGAAGGCTTTAACTTTGTATAATTTATAAGCTTAAGGCGAATTTTAACTCATGCTTTAAGCATGAGCTTGCATTAAATAGGTAGACTATTATGACTCAGGCATTGGCTATTGCTAAAGATATTATTTTAAAACCTGCATCTCTTGATGAATCAGCAATTGAAAAATTATTGCAATCATTTAGAGGACGACACATCGATGATGCTGATCTTTATTTTCAAAGTAGTATTTATGAATCCTGGTATTTAGAAGATTCAGAAGTAAAAAGTGGGAGTTATTCTATTGATAGAGGCGTAGGTATACGAGCTATAAGCGGTGATAAGACAGGCTATGCTTACTGCGATGATATTATGTTATCTGCTATTGAAAGAGCAGCAAATGCTGCCCGCTCCATTGCTTTAACCACAGCAGCGCCTATTCAAGCAATCGCAGTTAAAGGTACAACCTTAGCTAGGTATGCAGGAATAAACCCTATAGAAAGCTTAACTAAACAAGAAAAAATTTCATTACTCGAAGCAATTGATAAAGAAGCAAGGCGATTAGACCCACGAGTCATTCAAGTTAATGCATCCTTAAACGGTTGTTATGAAGCAGTGATGGTCGCCGGTTTACACGGTGATTTGGTCGCCGATATAAGACCATTAGTTAGTGTTAATGTAAGTGTTATTGTAGAAGATAGCAAAGGACGTCGTGAAGCAGCGCGTTCAGGCGGCGGTGGCCGGGTGGCGTATTCTTATTTTTTACAAGAGGAAATGGCATTAAAGTATGCACGAGAGGCGGTGCGAGAAGCGTTAATGAATCTAGATGCTGAAGCAGCACCTGCCGGAACTATGCCTGTGGTGCTTGGCCCAGGCTGGCCTGGGGTGTTATTACACGAAGCAGTTGGCCATGGCTTAGAAGGAGATTTTAACCGTAAAGGCTTGTCTGCTTTTTCAGGTAAACTTGGCCAACAAGTAGCCGCAAAGGGCGTGACAGTTGTAGATGATGGTACGTTACCTAACCGCCGTGGTTCGTTAACGATTGATGATGAAGGCACGCCTAGCCAATGTACGACCTTAATTGAAGATGGCAAGTTGGTTAATTACATGCAGGACAAACTAAATGCCCGTTTAATGGGTATGCAGCCTACTGGAAATTGTCGTCGTGAATCCTATGCGCATCTACCTATGCCACGTATGACTAATACGTATATGTTGGCAGGCCAAGATGATCCAGAAGAAATCATCCGTTCAGTAAAACAAGGCCTGTATGCTGTTAATTTTGGTGGGGGCCAAGTAGATATTACTTCAGGCCAATTCGTATTTTCTGCTAGTGAAGCTTACTTAATTGAAAATGGGAAAGTAACAAGGCCTGTGAAGGGTGCAACCCTTATTGGTAATGGCCCAGATGTCATGAAAAAAATTAGCATGATAGGCAATGACTTATCCTTAGATGCGGGCATCGGCGTTTGTGGAAAAGATGGTCAATCCGTGCCAGTAGGCGTAGGGCAGCCTACCTTAAAAATTGACGCACTCACTGTAGGCGGCACGCGTTAGGCGAACAGTTTGGTAGGTTGGGCTAAGCAACACGCAGCCCAACAACTAATCGTTGGACTGCACTTTGTTTAGCCCGACCTACCTTACTATCTTTAAAAGCAAGCAAAATTTCATTAAAATTTTTTTTGTTTTTTTAAGGCAGCATCTACCTGCTTTATCTAACTTAAGTCCGAAATACCGTGGCTTGACCACGGTATCCACCCGTCAGTGCCACTTCACTGGATACCGCAGACACGTCGCAGTAATTCGATTGTGATTTATTTCATACTAAATAAACGTAGCTTGGGTGCAGGCCCACAGGGCCGTAACCCGGGTTGCACTTCGTTCACCCAGGCTACATCGCTAATTTTAACAAAATGGCTTGAATTTCAAAGATGCGTTCTTCGGTGCTTGTTTTATCTAAGGTGAAGCGTAGTTTAGTTGGGCCCTCTAATTGATAACGCTTGGCATGCACTTGAATTAAATTAATCAAAACACTCGTATTGATACGAGGATTCTCACCAAATTCAATTTTGCCTTGCTGCTCAGCTGCTGTAATTTTAATAATACCTAATTGCGCGGCTAATAATTTAAGCTCTGTAAGCAGGATTAAATTTTTAGCAGCTTGAGGTAATAATCCGAAGCGGTCAATCATTTCTATTTGCAAATCGCGCAATTGTTCTTTATCAGTGGCGTTAGCAATACGTTTATACATAATTAAACGGGTATGTATATCATAAATATAGTTTTCAGGAAGAATAGCGCTAATGCGTAAATCTATCTCAGGGCCTTGATGAATAGGCGTGGTTAATTCAGGCGTTTTACCTTTCTTTAAATCATCGACCGCTTTATCCAGCATATCCATGAATAAATTAAAGCCAATGGCATGCATGTTGCCGCTTTGTTCTTCACCGAGTAATTCACCTGCACCCCGAATTTCCATATCATGGGTTGCCAGAGTAAAGCCTGCTCCTAAATCTTCTAAAGAGACAATGGCTTCTAAACGCTTTACCGCATCAGAGGTTAAGAGTTTTTGATTAGGTGTTAATAAATAAGCATAAGCTTGATGGTGTGAGCGCCCGACGCGACCACGCAGTTGATGCAATTGTGCTAGGCCAAATTTATCAGCTCTATCAATGATAATCGTATTTGCTGTAGGGATATCAATCCCTGTTTCAATAATAGTGGTACAGACTAAGACATTAAAACGGTGATGATAAAAATCAGACATGATTTTTTCAAGCTCACGCTCTTTCATTTGCCCATGAGCACTACGAACCTTGGCTTCAGGAACTAATTGCTGCAATTCTTGGCCAATTCGCTCAATTGTCTCAATATTATTGTGCACAAAAAAAACTTGCCCGCCGCGTAAGATTTCTCGTAAGAGGGCTTCTCTAATGATTGTGTCATTTTTTTCTTGCCAAAAGGTTTTAATAGTAAGGCGCTTTGCAGGTGGCGTTGCAATTAGAGAGATATCCCGAATACCAGCCATAGCCATATTTAGTGTGCGTGGAATAGGGGTTGCTGTCATCGATAAGATATCAACATTTAAACGCATAGCCTTTATATGCTCTTTTTGTTTTACGCCAAAACGATGTTCTTCATCAATAATTAATAGACCTAAGTTCTTAAACTCAGTCTTTTTAGCAAAAAGCTTATGTGTGCCAATGATAATATCAATACGTCCATCTTTAAGTCCTGCCAGAATTTTTTCTGATTCTTTGGCGCTGCGAAAACGGGATAATAATTCAATATTGACTGGAAAATCAGCGAAGCGATCGCGAAAATTCTCATAATGTTGGGTAGCAAGTAAGGTTGTTGGTACCAATACGCAGACCTGTTTGCTATTTTGCACAGCTAAAAAGGCGGCGCGCATCGCCACTTCCGTTTTACCAAAACCGACATCGCCACAAATTAACCTATCCATAGGCCGAGGTGATTGCATATCTTGAATAATTTGCTCCACTGCGTGAGCTTGATCGGGCGTTTCTACAAAAGGAAAGCCACTGGCAAACCGTTGGTATTCTTGTTTATCAAACTGATAAATAAAACCAGGTTTTGTCTCACGCTTGGCGTATATTTCTAATAATTCAATGGCAACATCATGAATTTTTTCTGCTGCTTTTCTTTTTTCTTTCTGCCATTGATCGCTGCCCAGCCGATGTAGCGGGGCATGTTCACTATCTATGCCAGTATAGCGGCTAATTAAGTGTAGCGAGGTCACGGGCACATAAATTTTATCATCGCCGGCATAAGATAAGATAAGAAATTCATTGGCTGCGCCATCATTGGCAATTGTTTTTAAACCCTGATAGCGACCAACGCCAAATTGTAAATGGACAACCGGTGCATGTAACTGTAATTCAGCTAAATCACGAATAATTAAATCAGGATCAACTGATTTTGTAGTACTACGACGTTGGGGGGTGCTGTAATCTCCATATAATTGCGCTTCGGTAATAAGTGCTAAGCGTTCATTAATTAATTCAGCGCCATCCGTTAAAGGGCCAATAATAATACCTAGTCTTTCATTGGCAGCTAAAAATTCTTGCCAAGTTAGATAAGTCGTGGCAGGTAAGTTATTTTGCTTCATTAAATCAAGTAAAACCTCACGTCGGCCCGCACTTTCAGCGACGATAAGGTAACGGTAAGGTTGCCCCCCTAGGTAATCAGTTAATTTTTTTAAAGGATTAGGGGCTTTGCGATCAATAAAAAGGGTAGGGCCAGGCTGAATAGGAAAGTTAAAGGCATTTTTTTTATCTGATTCATCCGCGAAGCAATGAATTTGTTGATAGAGATTTGCCTTAGTAAGTAGCTCATTTGGTGTTAAAAAACATTGCTCTGGTTCTAATAAAGGCCTAGAAACATCATAGCGGCGTTGTTCGTAACGCGTGGTTACTTCATGCCAAAATGTTTCTGCTTGAGCAGGAATATCAGCAATTGTAAAAATTGCAGCATCCTTAGGTAAGTAGTCAAAAAAAGTCACTGTGTCTGAAAAAAACAGCCGCAGATAGTATTCAATGCCCGCAGGAAATTGGGCATTGCTCACTGCTTCATAAATTGGACTATGGCTAGGATTGCCAGGAAATTTTTCTCTAAAAGAACGACGAAATAGGGTGATGCTTGCATCATTTAAAGGAAATTCCCGCGCAGGCAATAAGTTAATTTCCGAAATTTTAGCAATGGTTCGCTGTGTTTCGGTGTCAAATTGCCGTAAGCTATCAATCGAGTCATCAAACAGTTCAATACGGAAAGGATGCGTACTACCCATAGGGAAAACATCAATAATGGAACCACGTACCGCGAATTCACCATGTTCCAGTACTTTATTAACAGCATAGTAACCTGATTCTTGTAAGCGGTATTGAAATTGGGGTAAGTCTAGTTTCTGCTCTTCTTTTAGAACAAATGCATATTGATTAAGAAACGATGGTGGTGCTAGGCGATGCATTAAGGTAGCAGCAGAGCTTATAATAATTGCGTTAGAGGTTTGTTGTAAGCGGCTTAAGGTCGACAAACGCTCAGAGATAATATCTTGGTGCGGTGAGAATTGATCATAGGGAAGCGTTTCCCAATCGGGAAAAAAAAGTATTTCTTGTTCATCAGAAGGGTTTAAGAAAAACTCTAACTCAGCAAGCAGTTGGCCAGCAGTTAGGTTATCCGGCGTAATTATTAATTTAATTCCTGCTTGATTTTGGCAATATTGTGATAAGACTAAGGGTAGGCTGGCGCCATATAATCGCCCCCAAGTTTGTTTTTTGCTAGGTTTTGGGATAGATGTCAGCATACAACTACAATATAAATCAAAAAATAATCACACAGTATACTATAATTATCGCTATTTTTTTAAAAAAATAGCGATAATTATACTTTTAAGGCATCTTTATAGAAAATATTAAGCGATTAGTAATATTACATAACCCATTAAAAAATATAATAAATAATTAATAAGTTGTACCTATAAAAAACAAATAGTAAAATTATTGACAACTAGCTTTAAACATGTTATTTTAGAATTGAGACAAGAAAACTGATGTATTCAAGGTATGGCAGGACTTCATGCCAGTGATTTCAATATTTATTGAGATCCAATCCATTAGTGGTATCGGGAGCTGTAATAAAAGTAGCGAATTTGTTGATAATTTGTATCCTTCGGCAACGGTTACTGTTTTAAGGTAAATCATTATAGGTTACCTAGCTAAGACACAAGACAACATATTGGTGGTCAATGGAAGGTTATTGCGCTTCCGAAAATAAATCCAACTTATGTTTGTGTTGAGGTCCATATGCCAAGTATTAAATTATCTAATGGGATGCCTATATCAAGTATAAAAGAACCTGGATCTTATTATTCTTCTGCTATTTCATTAAGTGAAAAAGCCCGAAAAAACGCTGTTCACGTAGCTGTAGGTGAATTTGAACTGCTAAGGGTAGATAAGCAGGGATGTATTTGGACAGATTCTTTACAGTCTTGCTTTCCAGCTGTATTTAAATTTAAAAATGGTGACATAGGCATGTTGCATGCAAACTCTGCAACAATACGGAAAATTTTGCCCCTACTAGATCGGTCAGATCTTGAAGAAATCCAAGTATTTGAAAAAGGACAGGAGTTTAATTCTCAGAAAGTAGGAGGATTTATAGAAAACGTTATAAATCACTACCAACAGAACAAACAACTTACTAAGCCACGTATAACTATTCAGATTCAAGAACATATTGCACCTTATGGAGTAGCGGTCTGTTATAAATCTCCTGACAACCAGCCTATTATAATCGTTGGTGAGAGTAATACAGATGGTAGTAATAGCTTAGCGCTCACCTTAAATGAGTGCACTAACTCAGAAGATTTCATTCGGCAATATGAATTCGAAGATGCAGCAGAGAGGTTTGGTATCGTTTTAAATACGGTTAACATTCCTGCGCCCACACCATCTGCAGAAAATAGTCATCGATTTCTTGGTGGGAAAAAGAAAAACAAATGGAATGATGAAGTGGAAATAGAAAGTGCTAAGAAAATTAAAAAATGTACTATTTTATAAAATAGGCTAATTAGGCCTGTAAAATTAGAGCTCAAAAATTCTTTAACATATTACCGCGGTTTAGCCCTCTCAGGGCTTGACCGCGGCTATCGCTTTTATTCAGGTAAGCAAGAAGGATTACAATTATTAGGATTAATACTGTTTGCATCGCAGGTATTTTTAGCCATAGAAAATGCTTGATCTTGATTAGGAGCGAAGAATGACCAATGCTCGCCTTTAAGATTGCTTACCACACAATGCCAGCGTCCCCCAGGCACACCATTATCCATG
Proteins encoded in this window:
- a CDS encoding Bax inhibitor-1/YccA family protein produces the protein MKQNDVTILSQRNESVLATNKVLRNTYLLLSMTFLFSALTAYMAFAWQVRPMNPLLMIVGVYGLMFLTHALRNSALGLISVFAFTGFLGYTLGPILNLIMANYSNGAQLVATALGGTGMIFFALSGYALVTRKDFSFLGGFLFIGVMVALLAMIAGMFFQIPALQLAISAAFVLISSGLILFQTSEIIHGGETNYISATVSLFVSIYNLFISLLQLLSAFSGRD
- a CDS encoding carbon-nitrogen hydrolase family protein, encoding MTKVAVVQMTSSSSIAANLSIVEKLLYQGAKEHVNLVILPENFAFMGKNETEKFNIAEPFGEGRIQQAISQFAKEYNVWIVAGTIPIKTTTKRTRSSCLVFDNKGLCVARYDKIHLFDVDVSEKETYLESATVEPGEASVVVDTPIGRLGLSVCYDVRFPELYRQLEKKGAQLFAIPSAFTAITGLAHWDVLLRARAIENLCYVLAPNQGGKHENGRHTYGHSMIIDPWGKVLAQQTVDPGIIVAAIDLEQLKKLRQRFPCNQHHVL
- the tldD gene encoding metalloprotease TldD; the protein is MTQALAIAKDIILKPASLDESAIEKLLQSFRGRHIDDADLYFQSSIYESWYLEDSEVKSGSYSIDRGVGIRAISGDKTGYAYCDDIMLSAIERAANAARSIALTTAAPIQAIAVKGTTLARYAGINPIESLTKQEKISLLEAIDKEARRLDPRVIQVNASLNGCYEAVMVAGLHGDLVADIRPLVSVNVSVIVEDSKGRREAARSGGGGRVAYSYFLQEEMALKYAREAVREALMNLDAEAAPAGTMPVVLGPGWPGVLLHEAVGHGLEGDFNRKGLSAFSGKLGQQVAAKGVTVVDDGTLPNRRGSLTIDDEGTPSQCTTLIEDGKLVNYMQDKLNARLMGMQPTGNCRRESYAHLPMPRMTNTYMLAGQDDPEEIIRSVKQGLYAVNFGGGQVDITSGQFVFSASEAYLIENGKVTRPVKGATLIGNGPDVMKKISMIGNDLSLDAGIGVCGKDGQSVPVGVGQPTLKIDALTVGGTR
- the mfd gene encoding transcription-repair coupling factor, encoding MLTSIPKPSKKQTWGRLYGASLPLVLSQYCQNQAGIKLIITPDNLTAGQLLAELEFFLNPSDEQEILFFPDWETLPYDQFSPHQDIISERLSTLSRLQQTSNAIIISSAATLMHRLAPPSFLNQYAFVLKEEQKLDLPQFQYRLQESGYYAVNKVLEHGEFAVRGSIIDVFPMGSTHPFRIELFDDSIDSLRQFDTETQRTIAKISEINLLPAREFPLNDASITLFRRSFREKFPGNPSHSPIYEAVSNAQFPAGIEYYLRLFFSDTVTFFDYLPKDAAIFTIADIPAQAETFWHEVTTRYEQRRYDVSRPLLEPEQCFLTPNELLTKANLYQQIHCFADESDKKNAFNFPIQPGPTLFIDRKAPNPLKKLTDYLGGQPYRYLIVAESAGRREVLLDLMKQNNLPATTYLTWQEFLAANERLGIIIGPLTDGAELINERLALITEAQLYGDYSTPQRRSTTKSVDPDLIIRDLAELQLHAPVVHLQFGVGRYQGLKTIANDGAANEFLILSYAGDDKIYVPVTSLHLISRYTGIDSEHAPLHRLGSDQWQKEKRKAAEKIHDVAIELLEIYAKRETKPGFIYQFDKQEYQRFASGFPFVETPDQAHAVEQIIQDMQSPRPMDRLICGDVGFGKTEVAMRAAFLAVQNSKQVCVLVPTTLLATQHYENFRDRFADFPVNIELLSRFRSAKESEKILAGLKDGRIDIIIGTHKLFAKKTEFKNLGLLIIDEEHRFGVKQKEHIKAMRLNVDILSMTATPIPRTLNMAMAGIRDISLIATPPAKRLTIKTFWQEKNDTIIREALLREILRGGQVFFVHNNIETIERIGQELQQLVPEAKVRSAHGQMKERELEKIMSDFYHHRFNVLVCTTIIETGIDIPTANTIIIDRADKFGLAQLHQLRGRVGRSHHQAYAYLLTPNQKLLTSDAVKRLEAIVSLEDLGAGFTLATHDMEIRGAGELLGEEQSGNMHAIGFNLFMDMLDKAVDDLKKGKTPELTTPIHQGPEIDLRISAILPENYIYDIHTRLIMYKRIANATDKEQLRDLQIEMIDRFGLLPQAAKNLILLTELKLLAAQLGIIKITAAEQQGKIEFGENPRINTSVLINLIQVHAKRYQLEGPTKLRFTLDKTSTEERIFEIQAILLKLAM